The following are from one region of the Paraglaciecola sp. L1A13 genome:
- a CDS encoding DUF1820 family protein, translated as MSNNTSLFRIQFIANGVRYELYVRELCQGSLFGFIEIGDFVWDNHTSVVVDPSHEKLKNEFADVTTTYIPMHNVLRIDEVKKQGTAKISELSDKVTAFPSPIYTPKK; from the coding sequence ATGTCGAATAACACCTCATTGTTTAGAATTCAATTTATCGCTAATGGCGTGCGCTACGAGCTGTATGTGCGCGAACTTTGTCAAGGCAGCCTATTTGGTTTTATCGAGATTGGAGATTTTGTTTGGGACAACCATACCAGCGTCGTCGTTGACCCAAGCCACGAAAAACTCAAAAATGAGTTTGCCGATGTCACCACCACTTACATTCCTATGCACAATGTTTTGCGTATCGATGAAGTAAAAAAACAAGGCACAGCTAAAATCAGCGAGTTATCTGATAAAGTAACCGCTTTCCCAAGCCCAATTTATACCCCGAAAAAATAA
- a CDS encoding tartrate-resistant acid phosphatase type 5 family protein, with protein MPYFLFCLLSLPATAQINPQVYDDAYYQQHQIANVDEAQDGLNFLVLGDWGRNGHYQQRQVAMWMDIAMEQLGGDFIVTTGDNFYSNGVASVSDPYWQSSFEQIYKGPHLFEDWYATLGNHDYRGNWQAQIDYTQVSRRWQMPAQYYAKTFELDDGASVLLVFLDTNPLNPDYKYESKYAATQQQDAAKQLTWLKHKLASTRATWKIVIGHHPLYSSGKRYGKTGGIRDVLEPILEGHRVDAYLAGHEHDLQHNQPAGTYVEHFVSGAGSEVRPVAQREFTKFAVSKAGFASVGINKDQLTVSFIDAGGQMLYQYQMNKDKK; from the coding sequence ATGCCGTACTTCCTGTTTTGCTTACTCAGCCTACCCGCAACAGCACAGATTAACCCTCAGGTATACGATGACGCGTATTATCAACAGCATCAAATCGCTAATGTAGATGAAGCCCAAGACGGTCTCAATTTTTTAGTATTGGGTGACTGGGGACGGAATGGTCATTACCAGCAGCGTCAAGTCGCGATGTGGATGGATATCGCCATGGAGCAACTCGGAGGTGACTTTATTGTCACCACAGGGGATAACTTCTATTCGAACGGTGTGGCATCGGTGAGCGACCCTTATTGGCAGAGTTCGTTTGAGCAAATATATAAAGGCCCGCACTTATTCGAAGATTGGTACGCTACACTGGGTAATCATGACTACCGAGGCAATTGGCAAGCACAAATCGATTACACTCAAGTCAGTCGTCGTTGGCAAATGCCAGCGCAATACTACGCCAAAACCTTTGAGCTAGACGACGGTGCATCGGTGCTTCTGGTATTTCTTGATACCAACCCCCTTAATCCTGACTACAAATACGAGTCTAAATATGCGGCCACTCAGCAGCAAGACGCAGCTAAACAGTTAACTTGGTTGAAGCACAAACTTGCCAGTACTCGTGCTACTTGGAAAATAGTGATCGGCCATCATCCTTTGTATTCAAGCGGCAAACGCTACGGTAAAACCGGAGGCATTCGTGATGTACTCGAGCCAATCCTTGAGGGGCATCGAGTGGATGCGTACCTTGCCGGTCACGAACACGACTTACAGCATAATCAACCTGCAGGTACCTACGTTGAACATTTTGTGTCAGGGGCTGGCTCGGAAGTACGGCCCGTTGCCCAGCGTGAATTTACCAAATTTGCTGTATCAAAAGCGGGATTTGCCAGTGTGGGCATTAATAAAGATCAGTTAACAGTCAGTTTTATAGATGCTGGTGGCCAAATGCTTTATCAATATCAAATGAATAAGGACAAGAAGTGA
- a CDS encoding M28 family metallopeptidase, giving the protein MRQIMYLGMLSAGLLLAGCQSSHQNAMPETAASAQNVKADAGRIKSHLRFLSDDLLEGRDTGARGHEIASLYIATELEGYGLKPGGDNGSFLQRAQFRQASLEQSSPSLVLETAKGKVDLAYPKQYITSASPVSELASVKGQLVFAGYGIVAPELEHDDYADLDVKGKVVVVLSGKPASFPSEEGAHFGSTNEKKRHAAEHGAIGYITITTPTAEKVRPYQNLLNYIHTPTVRWLDKSGQPANVYPALKNSAYLSQEAAEILFANADMNLEQVYQLLEEDQSPKGFALPVSIDFSKRSEHKTISSPNVVAILEGSDPELKNEYIVYSAHSDHIGIAKTVKKDKINNGAMDNASGTSVLLETARLFSQMPQRPKRSILFVAVTGEEKGLLGSDYFAQNPTVPKEALIANVNLDMPILTYEFNDVIAFGADHSDLKESVSLAAQKVGLTLSPDPWPDQALFTRSDHYSFVKQGIPSVFLVPGLQSADPAVDGSKKFGEFLATNYHKPGDDFNQPFNWKAATKFAEVNYYIGLTLANQAERSSWNEGDFFGDTFSK; this is encoded by the coding sequence ATGCGCCAAATCATGTATTTAGGGATGCTTTCAGCAGGGCTATTGCTCGCTGGTTGTCAATCTTCACATCAAAATGCAATGCCGGAAACCGCCGCGTCAGCACAAAACGTAAAAGCGGATGCAGGGCGAATCAAATCTCACTTACGTTTTTTATCTGATGACTTATTGGAAGGTCGTGACACCGGCGCCCGTGGTCATGAAATTGCGTCTTTGTATATCGCTACAGAACTAGAAGGTTACGGCCTTAAGCCCGGGGGAGACAACGGCAGTTTTTTGCAACGCGCCCAGTTTCGCCAAGCATCACTCGAGCAATCTTCACCGTCTCTGGTGCTTGAAACAGCTAAAGGTAAAGTAGATTTAGCGTATCCCAAGCAATACATCACCAGTGCCAGTCCCGTCAGTGAGCTTGCGAGCGTCAAAGGCCAACTGGTTTTTGCTGGTTACGGTATTGTTGCACCTGAACTAGAACATGATGATTACGCTGATTTAGACGTTAAAGGTAAAGTCGTGGTTGTTTTATCTGGTAAGCCAGCCTCTTTCCCTAGCGAAGAAGGTGCGCATTTTGGCTCAACCAATGAAAAGAAACGTCATGCGGCAGAGCACGGTGCCATTGGTTATATAACCATTACAACCCCTACGGCTGAAAAAGTACGCCCATATCAGAATTTATTGAATTACATTCATACTCCCACGGTGCGCTGGCTAGATAAAAGTGGTCAACCCGCAAATGTGTACCCCGCCCTTAAAAACAGCGCGTATTTGAGTCAAGAAGCCGCTGAAATTTTGTTCGCCAATGCAGATATGAATTTAGAGCAGGTGTATCAATTACTCGAAGAAGACCAATCTCCAAAAGGTTTTGCTTTACCTGTTAGCATCGATTTTAGTAAACGTAGTGAGCACAAAACGATTAGTAGTCCCAATGTGGTCGCCATATTGGAAGGTTCAGACCCAGAACTGAAAAATGAATATATTGTTTACTCAGCTCACTCTGATCATATCGGTATCGCCAAAACCGTTAAGAAAGACAAAATCAACAATGGTGCGATGGATAATGCATCGGGTACTTCGGTGTTACTTGAAACCGCGCGTTTATTTAGTCAAATGCCACAGCGCCCTAAGCGCTCCATTTTATTTGTGGCGGTAACCGGTGAAGAGAAAGGCTTGTTAGGCTCTGATTATTTTGCCCAAAACCCGACTGTGCCAAAAGAGGCCTTGATCGCCAACGTCAATCTAGACATGCCGATTTTGACTTACGAATTTAACGATGTGATTGCCTTTGGCGCGGATCACAGTGATTTGAAAGAGTCGGTTAGCCTGGCGGCACAAAAGGTTGGGTTAACGCTTAGCCCTGACCCTTGGCCAGACCAAGCCTTATTTACGCGTTCTGATCATTACAGCTTCGTGAAACAAGGCATACCGTCTGTCTTTTTAGTGCCAGGCTTACAATCGGCTGATCCTGCGGTTGATGGCAGTAAAAAGTTTGGCGAGTTTCTGGCCACTAATTATCACAAACCCGGTGATGATTTTAATCAGCCATTTAATTGGAAGGCAGCCACTAAATTTGCTGAAGTGAATTACTACATCGGTCTCACCTTAGCTAATCAAGCTGAGCGTTCAAGTTGGAACGAAGGCGACTTTTTTGGTGATACATTCTCCAAGTAA
- a CDS encoding phytase translates to MKKILLWASLPMVLNACQMEPKAAFEISAIYAQSHSAQVETFPLDNNADIAGKVALPVMHQLQQYWLLTSEQQGLLLTDKNGKTLAQYPGNFELLDRRSDVQIADNTWDVLATVDNKSGNALLIGLDWTTRQFSLLQRISHASSIEALCLQTLPQGQAFQQNIVLVIADEDGMLTQRIVIDGTQHSVSNVLLRQFVGVPQVKDCVVDDDSQSLYVTEANIGIWRYSAVPEAELTRELVAVTAQQGILSSASNLGLEGEVTSVEMLADGSLLVATPKQRGLWHIDSTQTNRPQRIEIKGAQGIESAHVISTKQGVLVGLFDDETGLYQQAVLPLTVRRQSPVASHFKTVLPIAETQAVETSGDAADDPAIWLNRLQPNKARILGTNKKRGLNVYDLKGTLLQSLPVGRVNNVDVRYDFTLPGKTFDIAAASNRSTRSISLFSIEPHTGKVSYMQDIATGLNDVYGLCMGQINGQYHVFVNDTDGHFEQYQLEAEGSRISGKLVRQFKIASQPEGCVVDDDSAQLYFGEEAKGIWQISAAPNKSQPILIAPLNQHFVADVEGIGIYHVDKKRYLIASSQGNNSFAVFALDDNNRYLGSFDIGMNLAAKVDGVSETDGLEIIASGLGDIFPEGLMVVQDGRNIMPSHNQNFKLVDATPLAELIRTWRNDIH, encoded by the coding sequence GTGAAAAAAATCCTTTTATGGGCAAGCTTACCTATGGTGTTAAATGCTTGCCAAATGGAGCCGAAAGCAGCGTTTGAGATCTCAGCTATTTATGCTCAATCTCACAGTGCGCAAGTTGAAACTTTTCCTTTGGATAACAATGCCGACATTGCAGGTAAGGTTGCTTTACCTGTCATGCATCAACTGCAACAGTATTGGTTGTTAACTAGCGAACAACAAGGGTTACTGCTTACCGATAAAAATGGCAAAACGTTAGCTCAATACCCTGGTAACTTTGAGTTACTTGATAGGCGGTCTGACGTGCAAATTGCAGATAACACCTGGGATGTATTGGCCACTGTAGACAATAAAAGCGGTAATGCGTTACTTATAGGCTTAGATTGGACTACCCGGCAGTTTTCATTGTTACAACGCATCTCTCATGCCTCTAGTATTGAAGCACTGTGTTTGCAAACACTCCCCCAAGGGCAAGCATTCCAGCAAAATATCGTATTGGTCATTGCAGATGAAGACGGCATGCTGACTCAACGTATTGTTATTGATGGTACTCAACATAGCGTGAGCAACGTTTTATTGCGCCAGTTTGTGGGTGTGCCACAAGTCAAAGACTGCGTAGTTGATGATGACAGCCAATCTTTGTACGTGACCGAGGCAAATATCGGTATATGGCGTTACTCTGCTGTGCCAGAAGCGGAGTTAACACGGGAACTTGTGGCCGTAACAGCTCAGCAAGGCATTTTGAGCAGCGCGTCTAACCTTGGGCTTGAGGGAGAGGTGACATCAGTTGAAATGCTAGCGGATGGCAGTTTGCTGGTGGCAACGCCTAAGCAGCGCGGTTTATGGCATATTGACTCGACTCAAACCAACCGCCCGCAACGAATAGAAATTAAAGGTGCACAAGGAATTGAAAGCGCCCACGTTATAAGCACAAAACAGGGCGTACTTGTGGGCTTATTCGATGATGAAACCGGCTTGTACCAACAGGCTGTTTTGCCTTTGACTGTCAGGCGTCAATCACCCGTTGCCAGCCACTTTAAAACGGTATTGCCTATTGCTGAAACCCAAGCGGTTGAAACATCAGGTGACGCCGCAGATGACCCTGCGATTTGGCTTAACCGCCTTCAGCCAAACAAGGCGCGCATTCTAGGCACCAATAAAAAGCGCGGTTTGAATGTGTATGATCTAAAAGGGACGTTATTGCAAAGCCTACCGGTAGGCCGAGTCAATAATGTTGATGTACGTTACGACTTTACCTTGCCAGGTAAAACATTTGATATTGCCGCCGCGAGCAATCGCAGCACCCGTAGCATTAGCTTATTCTCCATTGAGCCTCACACCGGTAAGGTGAGCTACATGCAAGATATTGCCACTGGTCTTAACGATGTCTATGGATTGTGTATGGGGCAAATTAATGGGCAATATCATGTTTTTGTCAATGACACTGACGGCCACTTTGAGCAGTATCAACTTGAGGCTGAAGGTAGCCGCATAAGCGGTAAACTTGTTAGACAGTTCAAGATAGCTAGTCAGCCAGAAGGTTGTGTGGTGGATGACGACAGTGCTCAACTGTATTTTGGTGAAGAAGCCAAAGGCATATGGCAAATAAGTGCTGCTCCAAACAAAAGTCAGCCAATCCTTATCGCTCCTTTAAACCAGCACTTTGTGGCAGATGTGGAAGGCATCGGTATTTATCACGTGGATAAAAAGCGCTATTTGATTGCTTCGAGTCAAGGCAACAACAGTTTTGCTGTATTCGCTCTAGACGATAACAATCGCTATTTAGGCAGTTTTGATATTGGCATGAACTTGGCCGCTAAGGTCGATGGCGTATCAGAAACCGATGGCCTTGAGATCATTGCTTCAGGCTTGGGTGATATCTTTCCTGAAGGGTTAATGGTTGTCCAAGACGGACGAAATATTATGCCCAGTCATAATCAAAACTTTAAGCTGGTGGATGCAACGCCGCTAGCTGAGCTCATTCGCACCTGGCGCAACGATATTCACTAA
- a CDS encoding EVE domain-containing protein, translating to MQYWLFKTEPDAFSIDDLASRANQTEHWDGIRNYQARNFLRDQVKLGDKVFIYHSSCKEVGIAGLAEVTQEAYPDHTQFNPESHYYDPKSTIDNPRWVMVDVKFIEKFPAILPLKKIKTMPEISEVGLVKKGHRLSIMPVNEYEFSALLQAAKA from the coding sequence ATGCAATATTGGTTATTTAAAACAGAGCCTGATGCCTTTAGCATTGACGATTTAGCTTCCCGAGCAAATCAAACAGAGCACTGGGACGGTATACGTAATTACCAAGCGCGTAACTTTTTACGAGACCAAGTGAAACTCGGCGATAAGGTCTTTATTTACCATTCGAGCTGTAAAGAGGTGGGTATTGCGGGGTTAGCTGAAGTGACCCAAGAAGCTTACCCTGATCACACCCAGTTCAATCCTGAAAGTCATTATTACGACCCAAAATCAACCATCGACAACCCCCGTTGGGTGATGGTTGATGTAAAGTTCATCGAAAAATTCCCTGCTATATTGCCCCTGAAAAAAATCAAAACCATGCCCGAAATAAGCGAAGTAGGTTTAGTCAAAAAAGGCCACCGCTTGTCGATCATGCCGGTGAATGAATATGAATTTTCAGCTTTACTGCAGGCAGCGAAAGCGTAG
- a CDS encoding DUF885 family protein, which produces MFKRGLLLSTVLFSLCFQALGASEPSQSRKLSALLEQIWQYELSVDPIKATRYQDNRYNDKLKDLSPEALEANYQRNQQFLKRLQAVDDNALNHQQKISKLMQLRELQNDIDLYRFNAHYMPITSESGFYSALAFLPASAPFKTEQDYHHYLARLGQFPRYFKQQIAWMKKGIETGRVQPKAVLNGFAESIQKFVTAEVHDSQFFTPFKRLADSGFSPAIQANLYTQGETTVNQSVLPAYQEFYDFLVDEYIPSAKQNIAASTWQNGAEFYQNRSNYYTSTTLNVADIHQTGLSEVKRIRNEMQSVLNTLNFDGDINQFIQHLRSSPEFYTTSADELLMRASYIAKRIDATLPQLFYTLPRIPYGVAPVPDNIAPKYTTGRYIAPTRDDQPGYYWVNTYALDKRPLYALPALTLHEAVPGHHLQISLASEMQDLPPVRRYTYISAFGEGWGLYSEYLGKEVGIYTTPYEEFGRLSYEMWRACRLVVDTGMHMQGWSRQQAIDYMLENTALSEHNVTTEVDRYISWPAQALSYKIGELTIKRLRARAEKTLGDNFDVRAFHDAVLAYGSVPLSILEQNIDMFIKDNQLRDIS; this is translated from the coding sequence ATGTTCAAACGCGGTTTATTACTAAGTACGGTACTTTTTAGCCTATGTTTTCAAGCGCTAGGCGCGAGTGAGCCGTCACAATCTCGTAAATTAAGCGCTTTACTTGAGCAAATTTGGCAGTACGAATTATCAGTCGATCCCATAAAAGCCACTCGCTATCAAGACAATCGTTATAACGATAAACTCAAAGATCTTTCCCCTGAGGCATTAGAAGCAAATTATCAGCGTAATCAGCAGTTTTTAAAGCGCTTGCAAGCAGTAGACGACAACGCCCTAAACCACCAGCAGAAAATCAGTAAATTGATGCAATTGCGTGAACTGCAAAATGATATTGATTTGTACCGTTTTAACGCACACTACATGCCCATTACATCAGAGTCAGGCTTTTACAGTGCACTGGCTTTTTTACCTGCATCAGCACCGTTTAAAACGGAACAAGATTATCATCATTATTTAGCCCGCTTAGGGCAATTCCCACGTTATTTTAAGCAGCAAATAGCATGGATGAAAAAAGGCATAGAAACCGGACGAGTACAGCCCAAAGCTGTGCTAAATGGATTTGCAGAAAGTATTCAAAAATTTGTTACTGCGGAGGTACATGACAGTCAGTTTTTTACCCCCTTTAAGCGCCTTGCTGATTCAGGCTTTAGCCCAGCGATTCAAGCCAACCTTTATACTCAAGGTGAAACTACGGTTAATCAAAGTGTACTGCCTGCCTATCAAGAGTTTTATGATTTTTTAGTCGACGAATATATTCCTAGTGCAAAACAAAATATTGCAGCTAGCACTTGGCAAAACGGTGCCGAATTTTATCAAAATCGCAGCAACTATTACACCAGCACCACCTTGAATGTAGCCGACATCCATCAAACTGGTTTGTCAGAGGTAAAGCGTATTCGCAACGAAATGCAAAGCGTACTCAATACCCTTAATTTCGATGGTGACATTAACCAATTTATTCAGCATTTACGTTCCTCCCCTGAATTTTACACGACCAGCGCTGACGAATTATTAATGCGCGCCTCCTATATAGCCAAGCGTATCGATGCCACACTGCCGCAGTTGTTTTATACTCTGCCACGCATTCCCTACGGCGTGGCGCCGGTACCCGATAACATCGCCCCTAAATACACCACAGGTCGTTATATCGCCCCGACAAGAGACGACCAGCCGGGTTATTATTGGGTTAACACCTACGCCTTAGATAAACGCCCTTTGTATGCCCTACCCGCTTTGACTTTACATGAAGCAGTGCCGGGTCATCACTTACAAATATCTCTGGCGAGTGAAATGCAAGACTTACCCCCCGTGCGTCGTTATACCTATATATCTGCATTCGGTGAGGGTTGGGGTTTGTATTCTGAATATTTAGGTAAAGAGGTAGGAATATATACCACGCCTTATGAAGAGTTTGGCCGATTAAGCTACGAAATGTGGCGTGCGTGTCGCTTGGTGGTAGATACGGGCATGCATATGCAAGGCTGGTCTCGCCAGCAAGCTATTGATTACATGCTAGAGAACACTGCATTGTCTGAGCATAACGTTACCACAGAAGTAGACCGCTACATTTCATGGCCAGCCCAAGCCTTGTCGTACAAGATTGGGGAATTAACCATTAAACGCTTACGCGCAAGAGCCGAAAAAACCTTAGGGGATAACTTTGATGTGCGCGCCTTTCACGATGCCGTGCTTGCCTACGGCTCAGTGCCCTTATCCATTCTAGAGCAGAATATTGATATGTTTATTAAGGATAATCAGTTGCGGGATATTTCATAA
- a CDS encoding Na+/H+ antiporter NhaC family protein, which translates to MTSPDISSVLPIVLTLIFSLYTRNVVIGLFAGVVSAIVMLTGFNPLAVLSELVKTHLVGTITDSYNAGVIVLMVFIGGFVALMEKSGGGPAFAANIMKWINTRARAQIAAWLGGIFIFYSDLGTPLIVGPVFRPLFDKLKISRQKLAFIVDSTASPVAILVPFIGWGIYIMGLMQKEFDSAEQTISAWSAFIQTIPFQFYAILAIVIVPLLVWRKVDFGAMAAAEKDCLNTPEAISNEEVPASQKTPLSQEKSTIAPFTHPNARASFVFVPLAMMAGVLAMMLVPLGFPFNSVPGSVFRAALSSAYFLAAVSLMGLMAWYKVRSLNSSVTMYLNGMSNMMQVAIILVLAWTLSSLGKELGTAQYIAEQAQRGFPYWLLPAVAFIFSGVISFATGSSWGTFAIMLPLVIPTSFAIEAPLFVSMGAVLSGGLFGDHCSPISETTILSATGSNCNQFEHFRTQLPYALLNGSIALLSFLIAGIYQHSAIIVLSLLIQILLVVAIKRAKN; encoded by the coding sequence TTGACCTCCCCTGATATCAGCTCTGTTTTACCCATTGTTTTGACGCTTATTTTTTCCCTATACACCCGAAATGTAGTTATTGGTTTATTTGCAGGGGTCGTAAGTGCCATCGTCATGCTGACCGGGTTTAATCCCCTTGCTGTATTATCAGAATTAGTTAAAACCCATCTAGTAGGCACAATAACCGACAGTTACAATGCAGGAGTAATTGTGCTGATGGTATTTATTGGCGGTTTTGTAGCGCTAATGGAAAAGTCAGGAGGCGGCCCCGCCTTTGCAGCCAATATAATGAAATGGATAAATACCCGAGCTAGGGCACAAATAGCAGCCTGGCTTGGTGGTATTTTTATCTTTTACTCTGACCTTGGTACCCCTTTAATTGTTGGGCCCGTTTTTCGCCCCTTATTTGATAAATTAAAGATATCCCGTCAAAAGTTAGCTTTTATCGTTGATTCCACTGCATCTCCTGTCGCCATTTTGGTTCCTTTTATTGGTTGGGGAATATACATCATGGGCTTGATGCAAAAAGAATTTGACAGTGCCGAGCAAACTATTTCTGCCTGGAGTGCCTTTATTCAAACCATACCTTTTCAGTTTTATGCCATTCTAGCCATAGTTATCGTACCTTTGTTGGTATGGCGAAAAGTCGATTTTGGGGCCATGGCTGCGGCAGAAAAAGACTGTCTTAATACACCAGAAGCAATATCAAACGAAGAAGTTCCAGCGAGTCAAAAAACTCCTTTGAGCCAAGAGAAATCTACAATAGCTCCTTTCACTCACCCAAATGCTCGGGCTTCATTTGTTTTTGTACCCTTAGCGATGATGGCTGGTGTATTAGCTATGATGCTAGTTCCATTAGGGTTTCCTTTCAACAGTGTGCCTGGTTCTGTATTTCGCGCAGCCTTAAGCAGTGCTTATTTTTTAGCCGCGGTATCCCTAATGGGGTTAATGGCTTGGTATAAAGTACGCAGCTTAAATAGCAGTGTAACTATGTATTTAAATGGCATGAGTAACATGATGCAGGTAGCTATTATTTTGGTACTCGCATGGACATTAAGCTCTTTAGGAAAAGAGCTAGGTACCGCCCAATATATTGCCGAGCAAGCTCAGCGAGGCTTTCCATATTGGTTACTACCCGCCGTCGCATTTATATTCTCTGGCGTAATTTCATTTGCCACGGGGTCATCATGGGGAACCTTTGCCATCATGTTACCTTTGGTTATTCCCACATCCTTTGCAATAGAAGCACCATTATTTGTGAGTATGGGCGCAGTGCTTTCAGGCGGGTTGTTTGGTGATCACTGCTCACCTATTTCAGAAACGACCATTTTATCGGCCACCGGCTCGAACTGTAATCAATTTGAACATTTTCGAACTCAACTACCCTATGCTTTATTAAATGGCAGTATTGCTCTATTAAGTTTTCTCATCGCTGGCATTTATCAGCACAGTGCCATTATTGTATTGTCGCTATTAATCCAAATACTCTTAGTGGTGGCGATTAAAAGGGCTAAGAATTAG